CGCGGTGGCGATTGTCACCAAGGAAGTGGACGGCGGCTACCTGCCGATTCCGTGACGCTGATTTTCTGACAAGAAACGCGGCCCGTGGGTGCAAGCCCCACTGGCCGCGATTGTTTTTCCTCTGAATTCCCTCAGAACCGGCCGTTGACGCCGAACGCCAGGTTGTTGACCTCATCACCGCTGCTGTCCACGGCACGCAGATACTCCACACTCAGAAACACCTTGGGGCTGACGGGAAAGTCCGCACCCAGACCCAGGGAAAGGTCGCTGTAGTTCTTGCTGCTGGAGCCGCCGGCGCGATAGTCGTGGGTGGTTTCCACCCGGGTGACGCCAATCAGACCATAGGGGCGGATCGGCATGGAGTTGGGGAACTGCCCGCGAAAATAAGCGCCGTACTGGCGGTCGATTTCCACCTTGGTGCCATTGCCCAGGCTGTCGTCATCCAGCCCCAGACCAATGCGTACTTCGCCGCCCAGGGTTTCGGTGCGGTTGATCCAGGTGCCCAGCTTGAACTGCAGCGCCGAGGGTTTGGCGCTGCCGCCGCGATCCGGTTCCACCTTGCTGCTCACGTAGTCCAGCCCGGCGAAGCCGCTGGCGTTGGCGATCATGGGCAGGGCCAGGCCGACGGCCAAAAGCCATGTTTTCTTCATTACAACAGTCCTTTCATCACAACCACGATAGAGTGCTGTCATTGTAATGAAGTTTGCTGCGTAAGAAAGGTTGGCGGGTTGCGACACGCTCCTCCCATTTGATATCTGTTATTCAGAGATCATTACGGAGTCGCTGTAGGAGCTTGCCTGCAAGCGAATGTGCCAACGCCGAAGGTCGTATTCGCCAGCAAGCTGGCTCCCACAGTTTGCGCCACGGAGCCGCTGTGGGCGCTTGCCAGGGTGTTGTGTATGAGCAGGCTGGTCCATGGTTGCGGAACAGCCCGCTTACCGTTTAATGCTCGTGGTCGTGCTCGCCTTCTTCTTCGCCGTCGTGCTCGTCATGTTCTTCGGCGGCACCGGTCCAGGCCAGCCCCAACGGAGCGAAGCCGAGATCCGCCACTTCAGCGGTCACGGTCAGGGACTCCAGTTCCACGCGATGAATGGCCTGGGCCTGGGGGTCGGAGACGAACACCTCGTGGCCATCGCCGCTGAAGGCCAGGGCTGGTGCCGGGGCGCCGTCGGCCGGGACCTGATCCAATACCGTGATCTGCCCATGGTGGTGCCACTCGGCGGTATCGATCACATGCAGAATGCCGGAATCATCGAGGATCACCAGGTGCTCTCCGTGCGGGTCCAGACCGTAGGCGAGTGGCTTGGCGTCGGCGGTGGTGCTCTCGCGCCACACGATCTGCTCGGCCTCGGTGGCATCCGGGGCAATCCGGTAGAGGTTATAGGCGGGGTAGGAGAGGGCGGCGAAATCCGCCAGATCGGTACTGCCCAGGATCGTCGCCAGACGCTCCGGTGCGGTGACCTTGTGATCGTGGAAGTGGTCGCCGTGCAACTCCGCCACCAGCGCACCGTCCTCGCAACCGAATACGGAATAGGTGGTATTGGAGGCGCCGCCATGAAGGCCCGGGCAGGCGGTGGCCAGGGTGCCCTCGGCATGGAAGTGGTCACCGTGCAAGTGATACAGCGCGATGCCGTCGGCGCCGCTCGCTCCGTCGCTGACGTTACTGCTCAGCACCCACTCGCCGCGCGGTTCGGCGATGCCGTGGTGCGCTTGCTCAAGAATCTGAGAGGCAATGACGCCGTCACTTTCCAGGCTGCTGTCACTGAATAACTGGAACTGGGAACCGGTGGCGGCGTCTCCGTCGAAAAACACCGTGCCGAGCCCGTCGTTGCCGCGGTAATGGGTGGGCTTTACGCCATACAGTGTCAGTGCGGTGAGCCCGGGAGTGCCGGTGTCAACATGGTCTTCGTGCAGCCAGATGCCGCCATCCAGAATCTGCACCTGATCGTTGTCACGTTGCATGATCACCGCGTAGCGGCCGCCGGGGCTGGCGTGCAGTGCGGTGGCCGGATAGGTCAGAGCGAAATCGGCGATAGTGGCCTGTTGTTCCAGATCGTAAACGTAAACGCGGGAGTTATTGCCCGCGGCCTGAGTGAAGACCAGACGGCCGGCCGTCTCCTCGTGGTCATGGTCGTGATCATCGTCGCCGCCGGGCAGGGTGGTGCTGCCGGTGTCGTTGTTACAGGCGGCCAACAGCAGGGCCAGGGTCAAGGCGCCGAGGCGGGGCAGGGCGGAGTGCAATGAGTTGTTCATGTGTCGTTCCTGAATTTGTTGCGGTTTTATGACGTTATAGCGTTTCAGTAATGGATCGCACCGGACCCTCAAAGGGCCCGGCCGGTCTCAGAATTCCATGCGCATGCCGACGGTCAGATTGCGGCCTGGCTCCGGCACGGTGCGGGCCAGGAAGGAGGTGTGATTCCACACTTCCTCGCCCAGCAGGTTGCTGCCGCGCAGATAAACGCTGTAGCGCTGGGCCCCTTCCAGGGTGTAGCTGAGGGTGGCGTTGAGCATGTCGTAGCCCGGAGTGCGGCTTTCGTAGCCGGCGATGTCGTTCTGCGGGAACATCCGATAGAACTCCAGCTCGCCGTCGAACGCCCGCCAGTAGGTGTTGACGCGGCCGCCCAGACGCTTGGCCGGAATCCGTGGCAGCTCGTTGCCGCCGCGACTGAACTGGGCTTTGACAATGTCGCCGAACACCGTGGTGGACCAACGCGGTGTCCATTGATAGCGCATCTCGGCTTCGGCGCCGGTGAACTCCACATCGTCCTGGGTGTACTTGATCAGGCGGAATTCCTCGATCTGATCCAGGGTGCGGGCGTAGATGTAGTTGTCCACCTGGTTATGGAACAGACCGACATCGAAGGTCAGATCACCGCGAACCTTGCGCAGATTCAGGCCGATGTTGCGCGAGGTTTCCTTATGAATGGCGGAATCATCACCCGGTGCGCCGCAGGTGTAGCTGCTGGACACCAGGCCGCACTCATAGGTGTTGGTGGCCAGGTGAACCCCCCGGGCGTACATCTCCTGGGCATGGGGCATGCGCTGGGCACGGGTGGCGGACAGCGATACGTTGTAGTCCGGCAGGAACGCCCAGGTCAGCGCCGCCGATAGCGAATTGGCGGAGTCACTGTAGGACGGCCGGTTCAGCGGATCCTCCACCGGGTCCAGGCGCTGATGCTCGTGACGGGCGCCCACTTCCAGGTGCCACTGTTCGGAGAAGCGATAGTGTTCCACCGCGAACACGCCGAGGGTTTCGGTGTCGGTCTTTGGCATCAAGGCTTCGGTGCCCTGGGTGTTGAACTGGTGATCGGCGTACTGGAAACCGACCACGCCATGCCAGCCGCCAATTGGCGCGTGCTCCGCTTCCACCCGGGTTTCATAGCCCTTGTGACGGAAAGTGGTGCCC
This sequence is a window from Alloalcanivorax dieselolei B5. Protein-coding genes within it:
- a CDS encoding porin family protein — its product is MKKTWLLAVGLALPMIANASGFAGLDYVSSKVEPDRGGSAKPSALQFKLGTWINRTETLGGEVRIGLGLDDDSLGNGTKVEIDRQYGAYFRGQFPNSMPIRPYGLIGVTRVETTHDYRAGGSSSKNYSDLSLGLGADFPVSPKVFLSVEYLRAVDSSGDEVNNLAFGVNGRF
- a CDS encoding TonB-dependent receptor domain-containing protein translates to MRRKALPLPLALGLMAGATLTALPASAQQNDNADDQASRQPSHQLDSVQVSALPFDEDAASGASSFGLLEDGLLFQRSNATLGNTLEGLPGVHSDTFGGGSSRPVIRGQGAPRVSVLSDGARLFDASDISPDHATTVEPMLARKVEVLRGPSTLLYGGGAIGGVVNVLDDKIPTRMPDRPVEGFVAARGNTVANEKAGAAGITARAGDHFAVHVEGSRRRADDYEVNGFTVPDIDGTYADSDNVSVGASWIGERGYLGMAYSYRSDIYGLPGHSHEFEGCGANGDQLSCDGDGHDHDHDHGEGEHAPPYVDLDARRIDLRGEYRQPLPGIEKVKVRSSHTDYRHHEIEGGEVGTTFRHKGYETRVEAEHAPIGGWHGVVGFQYADHQFNTQGTEALMPKTDTETLGVFAVEHYRFSEQWHLEVGARHEHQRLDPVEDPLNRPSYSDSANSLSAALTWAFLPDYNVSLSATRAQRMPHAQEMYARGVHLATNTYECGLVSSSYTCGAPGDDSAIHKETSRNIGLNLRKVRGDLTFDVGLFHNQVDNYIYARTLDQIEEFRLIKYTQDDVEFTGAEAEMRYQWTPRWSTTVFGDIVKAQFSRGGNELPRIPAKRLGGRVNTYWRAFDGELEFYRMFPQNDIAGYESRTPGYDMLNATLSYTLEGAQRYSVYLRGSNLLGEEVWNHTSFLARTVPEPGRNLTVGMRMEF